In Microbacterium maritypicum, the following are encoded in one genomic region:
- a CDS encoding DedA family protein translates to MFFATDAEHGFTGLTGFAADVLTSLGDVGVGVLVFLEVLIPPIPSEVILPFAGYLSQSGELNLGWLIFWSTLASWLGALLLYGLGAAIGMQRAVRLLAATRLVSRSDLERGADWFTRSGGWTVLVGRMVPGVRSLISIPAGASRMNLATFSIYTIVGSGAWNALLLGVGAALGTQHEQLEQYLGYLDYAVYMAIVIALIVLVARRVREAAGERRAVADGEK, encoded by the coding sequence ATGTTCTTCGCAACCGACGCCGAACACGGCTTCACCGGTCTGACCGGATTCGCGGCCGACGTGCTCACCTCCCTCGGCGACGTCGGGGTCGGGGTGCTCGTCTTCCTCGAGGTGCTGATCCCGCCGATCCCGAGCGAGGTGATCCTGCCGTTCGCCGGATACCTCAGCCAAAGTGGGGAGCTGAACCTGGGATGGCTCATCTTCTGGAGCACGCTGGCCTCCTGGCTGGGAGCCCTGCTGCTGTATGGACTCGGCGCGGCGATCGGCATGCAACGGGCGGTGCGGCTGCTGGCGGCGACCCGGTTGGTGAGCCGCTCCGACCTGGAGCGGGGAGCCGACTGGTTCACGCGCAGCGGCGGCTGGACGGTGCTGGTGGGCCGGATGGTCCCGGGTGTGCGCAGTCTCATCTCCATCCCCGCCGGGGCATCGCGCATGAATCTCGCCACCTTCAGCATCTACACGATCGTCGGCAGTGGCGCGTGGAACGCTCTGCTCCTCGGTGTCGGTGCGGCGCTCGGCACGCAGCACGAGCAGTTGGAGCAGTACCTCGGGTACCTCGACTACGCCGTCTACATGGCCATCGTGATCGCCCTCATCGTCCTGGTCGCTCGCCGGGTGCGTGAGGCTGCGGGAGAGCGGAGGGCGGTTGCCGACGGCGAGAAGTGA
- a CDS encoding alanine racemase: MLDLIDELSPVQGAPAIAPEWEDPARYWPRLSAATGHVPAPVGVIDREALRYNAMDLLVRAGGLPIRVASKSVRVRAVLDAVLKLPGFRGILAFTLEEALWLAETHDDIMLGYPTVDRAGLERLFSDEQAAQRITLMVDDLVHLDLIDSVAGPTSRPEIRVAIDVDASWRSSLLGHIGVRRSALFTPGEVAGFARKVVARPGFRLVGLQMYDAQIAGQGDDAGADAPLIRMVQARSRNELRERRAAIVAAVGAIAPLEILNGGGTGSLEFTGSDESLTEASAGSGLLGGHLFDGYRSFRPAPASAFAFDVVRRPAADIATVLGGGWIASGPALASRQPRPVWPEGLRTLGREAAGEVQTPLQGPAATSLGVGDRVWFRHAKSGEPAERIERYHLVSGEQVIEELPTYRGEGKAFL; the protein is encoded by the coding sequence GTGCTCGACCTCATCGACGAACTGAGCCCCGTCCAGGGTGCGCCCGCGATCGCCCCCGAGTGGGAAGATCCGGCCCGCTACTGGCCACGCCTCTCCGCCGCAACCGGACACGTGCCCGCGCCGGTCGGGGTGATCGATCGCGAAGCGCTCCGTTATAACGCGATGGACCTGCTGGTGCGCGCGGGCGGGCTCCCCATCCGTGTCGCCTCGAAATCGGTGCGGGTGCGGGCCGTGCTCGATGCCGTGCTGAAGCTCCCCGGATTCCGCGGGATCCTCGCGTTCACGCTCGAGGAGGCGCTGTGGCTGGCCGAGACGCACGATGACATCATGCTCGGCTATCCGACGGTGGATCGTGCGGGACTGGAACGGCTCTTCTCCGACGAGCAGGCGGCGCAGCGCATCACGCTCATGGTCGACGATCTCGTCCACCTCGACCTGATCGACAGTGTCGCAGGTCCCACCTCGCGCCCCGAGATCCGTGTCGCGATCGATGTCGATGCGTCCTGGCGCTCTTCCCTCCTCGGCCACATCGGCGTGCGCCGCTCGGCGCTCTTCACGCCCGGCGAGGTCGCCGGCTTCGCCCGCAAGGTCGTCGCCCGTCCCGGCTTCCGCCTGGTCGGACTTCAGATGTACGACGCGCAGATCGCCGGTCAGGGCGATGACGCCGGTGCCGACGCGCCGCTGATCCGCATGGTGCAGGCACGTTCGAGGAACGAGCTGCGGGAGCGACGGGCAGCCATCGTGGCCGCCGTCGGTGCGATCGCTCCGCTGGAGATCCTCAACGGAGGGGGCACCGGCTCGCTCGAGTTCACGGGGAGCGACGAATCACTCACCGAGGCGAGTGCCGGGAGCGGGCTGCTCGGTGGCCACCTGTTCGACGGGTACCGCTCGTTCCGCCCCGCTCCTGCCTCGGCCTTCGCGTTCGATGTGGTGCGCCGACCGGCCGCCGACATCGCCACCGTGCTGGGTGGAGGGTGGATAGCTTCCGGTCCCGCTCTCGCCTCCCGTCAGCCCCGTCCGGTGTGGCCCGAGGGACTCCGCACACTCGGGCGCGAGGCCGCCGGTGAGGTGCAGACGCCGCTGCAGGGCCCCGCCGCCACGTCGTTGGGCGTGGGGGACCGGGTCTGGTTCCGGCATGCGAAGAGCGGCGAGCCCGCGGAGCGCATCGAGCGCTATCACCTGGTGTCGGGGGAGCAGGTCATCGAGGAGCTTCCCACCTACCGCGGCGAGGGAAAGGCGTTCCTGTGA
- a CDS encoding NAD(P)/FAD-dependent oxidoreductase, which translates to MPKILIVGGGYAGFYTAWKLEKHLRKGEADVTMVDPLPYMTYQPFLPEVAAGSIEARHSVVAHRRHLKRTHVLTAKVTNINHAQKVATITPPVGEPYEFAYDQIVVTAGAVSRTFPIPGIADNAIGLKTIEEAVAIRDKVMSNFDKAASLPAGPERDRLLTVVVVGGGFAGIEVFAELRSLASALVGKYPQISFEDTHFHLIEAMGRIMPEVSLQTSEWVLKDLAKRGANVHLDTQLTSAVDGNVELSTGEVIPTDVIVWTAGVMANPTVVRGGDLPVEERGRIQTRADLRVGTPEAFVEGAWAAGDVSAVPDLSGGGVGGFCVPNAQHAVRQAKLLAKNLVAVLRGENPKEYFHKNMGAVAGLGLYNGVFQSGKIALKGFVAWVAHRGYHGLAMPTWERKFRVIWGWWNNLWLGRDLVNLETVQNPRYVFEEFAARPRPAAPAAPVADAAPAAKAAPAAKAAPAASETTAEKKPAAKKPAAKKPAAKKPAAEKAPEPAEAAAK; encoded by the coding sequence GTGCCCAAGATTCTGATCGTCGGCGGAGGGTACGCAGGCTTCTACACCGCGTGGAAGCTCGAGAAGCACCTCCGCAAGGGTGAGGCCGACGTGACCATGGTCGACCCGCTGCCGTACATGACGTACCAGCCGTTCCTGCCCGAGGTGGCCGCCGGCTCGATCGAGGCACGCCACTCGGTCGTCGCCCACCGCCGTCACCTCAAGCGCACCCACGTCCTCACCGCCAAGGTGACGAACATCAACCACGCGCAGAAGGTCGCGACGATCACGCCGCCCGTCGGCGAGCCGTACGAGTTCGCGTACGACCAGATCGTCGTCACCGCGGGAGCCGTCTCCCGCACCTTCCCGATCCCGGGCATCGCCGACAACGCGATCGGGCTGAAGACCATCGAGGAAGCCGTCGCGATCCGCGACAAGGTCATGTCGAACTTCGACAAGGCCGCCTCGCTCCCCGCCGGACCCGAGCGCGACCGTCTGCTGACCGTCGTTGTCGTCGGCGGCGGGTTCGCCGGTATCGAGGTGTTCGCCGAGCTGCGTTCGCTGGCCTCCGCGCTGGTGGGCAAGTACCCGCAGATCAGCTTCGAAGACACGCACTTCCACCTCATCGAGGCGATGGGCCGCATCATGCCCGAGGTCTCGCTGCAGACCAGCGAGTGGGTGCTCAAGGACCTCGCCAAGCGCGGTGCCAACGTGCACCTCGACACGCAGCTGACGAGCGCGGTCGACGGCAACGTCGAGCTCTCCACGGGCGAGGTCATCCCGACCGACGTCATCGTGTGGACCGCCGGTGTCATGGCGAACCCGACCGTGGTTCGTGGCGGCGACCTCCCGGTCGAGGAGCGCGGTCGCATCCAGACCCGTGCCGACCTGCGCGTCGGAACGCCCGAGGCCTTCGTCGAGGGTGCCTGGGCTGCGGGCGATGTGTCGGCCGTCCCCGACCTCTCGGGCGGTGGAGTCGGCGGCTTCTGCGTGCCGAACGCTCAGCATGCCGTCCGTCAGGCGAAGCTCCTCGCGAAGAACCTCGTGGCCGTCCTCCGGGGCGAGAACCCCAAGGAGTACTTCCACAAGAACATGGGCGCTGTGGCGGGTCTCGGCCTGTACAACGGCGTCTTCCAGTCCGGCAAGATCGCCCTCAAGGGCTTCGTGGCCTGGGTCGCGCACCGCGGCTACCACGGTCTCGCGATGCCGACGTGGGAGCGCAAGTTCCGCGTCATCTGGGGCTGGTGGAACAACCTGTGGCTGGGTCGCGACCTGGTGAACCTCGAGACGGTGCAGAACCCGCGCTACGTCTTCGAGGAGTTCGCCGCGCGTCCGCGTCCGGCAGCTCCCGCGGCGCCCGTGGCAGATGCTGCTCCTGCGGCGAAGGCTGCTCCTGCCGCGAAGGCTGCTCCGGCGGCCTCGGAGACGACCGCCGAGAAGAAGCCGGCCGCGAAGAAGCCGGCCGCGAAGAAGCCTGCGGCGAAGAAGCCTGCCGCCGAGAAGGCTCCTGAGCCGGCGGAGGCTGCAGCGAAGTAG
- a CDS encoding D-arabinono-1,4-lactone oxidase produces MTRIGGSWQNWGRSASVRPVRVERPRSPEGVQRAVIAAVKHGLSVKAVGAGHSFTGIAVAPGVLLELDDLQGLVSADAASGRVTLLAGTRLHRIPGLLAPYGLAMENLGDIDRQSIAGAISTGTHGSGARFGGLATQVVGITMVTAAGDFLRIDDEHESELLPAVALGLGALGIIVEVTLQCAPAFVMHAIDEPAPLDDVLATLEERVASSDHFEFYWFPHTEVALTKRQTRLPESTVRKPLPVVGRWIDETLLSNGVYRVVCAAGQVVPAVTPPFSRLAVKLTGDREYTELSHRVLIQSRTVRFREMEYALPAENVVPAFQAVRALIAQRGWRIEFPIEVRFAAGDDLWLSTAHGRPSAYIAVHRYWRADPTEYFNAVEEIMLEFGGRPHWGKLHTLTDQALRERYPRFDDFVALRDRLDPERRFTNRYLERVLGA; encoded by the coding sequence GTGACGAGAATCGGCGGCTCCTGGCAGAACTGGGGCCGTTCGGCCTCGGTGCGCCCCGTGCGCGTGGAGCGTCCGCGCAGCCCCGAAGGCGTGCAGCGCGCGGTGATCGCTGCGGTCAAGCACGGTCTCAGCGTGAAGGCTGTCGGAGCGGGGCACAGCTTCACCGGCATCGCCGTCGCACCCGGCGTTCTGCTGGAGCTGGACGACCTGCAGGGACTCGTATCGGCGGATGCAGCCAGCGGCCGCGTCACCCTCCTCGCAGGAACCCGTCTGCACCGCATCCCCGGACTCCTCGCCCCCTATGGGCTCGCCATGGAGAATCTGGGCGACATCGATCGCCAGTCCATCGCGGGAGCGATCTCGACCGGAACCCATGGCTCCGGTGCCCGGTTCGGCGGCCTGGCGACCCAGGTCGTCGGCATCACCATGGTCACGGCCGCCGGAGATTTCCTCCGCATCGACGATGAACACGAGAGCGAGCTGCTGCCTGCCGTCGCGCTCGGGCTCGGCGCGCTCGGCATCATCGTCGAGGTGACGCTGCAGTGCGCGCCGGCGTTCGTGATGCACGCCATCGACGAGCCGGCGCCCCTCGACGACGTGCTCGCCACACTCGAGGAGCGCGTGGCCTCGTCGGACCACTTCGAGTTCTACTGGTTCCCGCACACCGAGGTGGCGCTGACGAAGCGTCAGACGCGACTGCCGGAGTCGACGGTGCGCAAGCCGCTCCCGGTCGTGGGCAGGTGGATCGATGAGACGCTCCTCTCCAACGGGGTCTACCGCGTCGTGTGCGCTGCGGGGCAGGTGGTGCCTGCGGTGACTCCGCCGTTCAGCAGGTTGGCGGTCAAGCTCACCGGGGACCGTGAGTACACCGAGCTGTCGCATCGGGTGCTCATCCAGAGCCGCACCGTGCGTTTCCGCGAGATGGAGTACGCGCTCCCGGCCGAGAACGTCGTGCCGGCGTTCCAGGCGGTCCGCGCCCTCATCGCTCAGCGCGGGTGGCGGATCGAGTTCCCGATCGAGGTGCGCTTCGCGGCGGGCGACGACCTGTGGCTGTCGACGGCGCACGGGCGGCCGAGCGCCTACATAGCCGTGCACCGGTATTGGCGCGCCGACCCCACGGAGTACTTCAACGCGGTCGAGGAGATCATGCTCGAGTTCGGCGGACGGCCGCACTGGGGCAAGCTGCACACGTTGACGGACCAGGCGCTGCGCGAGCGCTACCCTCGATTCGACGACTTCGTCGCGCTCCGCGACCGCCTGGATCCCGAGCGGCGCTTCACGAACCGCTATCTCGAACGGGTTCTCGGAGCCTGA
- the ilvA gene encoding threonine ammonia-lyase: MSAVPSLTEFELAAQSLAEVISHTPTLPSRALSDIHGGTVLLKMENLQRTGSFKIRGAAYRLSRLSAEERSRGVVAASAGNHAQGVALAAQALGIPATIFMPLGVPVPKLLATRGYGAEVVLEGETVATSLRLAAEFSERTGAVLIHPFDHRDVVIGQGTLGLELLEDAPDVDTVVLGIGGGGLIAGVAAAVKARAAELGRTVRIIGVQAENAAAVPPSLAAGEPVDIVTRPTIADGILVARPGAIPFDIIKELVDEVVTVSDDDLARAILILLEQAKVVVEPAGAAGVAAILAGKVSGTGTTMAVLSGGNIDPLLLQRVVSHGLAASGRYLTIRVPLPDRPGQLARVSELIAEAGANVIEAMHTRHGHGLQISEVILELSVETRGPEHSEHTLDTLRRAGFEPILVAD; encoded by the coding sequence ATGAGTGCAGTCCCCAGCCTGACCGAGTTCGAGCTAGCGGCTCAGAGTCTGGCTGAGGTGATCTCGCACACGCCGACGCTGCCGTCGCGAGCCCTCTCCGACATTCACGGAGGCACCGTCCTGCTGAAGATGGAGAATCTTCAGCGCACGGGCTCGTTCAAGATCCGCGGTGCCGCGTACCGCCTCTCACGCCTGAGCGCTGAGGAGCGCTCGCGGGGCGTCGTCGCCGCATCCGCCGGCAACCACGCCCAGGGTGTCGCGCTCGCGGCGCAGGCGCTCGGCATCCCCGCGACCATCTTCATGCCGCTGGGGGTTCCGGTTCCCAAGCTCCTCGCCACCCGCGGGTACGGCGCCGAGGTCGTGCTGGAGGGTGAGACCGTGGCGACATCGCTGCGTCTGGCGGCGGAGTTCTCCGAGCGTACCGGTGCGGTGCTGATCCACCCGTTCGACCACCGCGACGTCGTGATCGGGCAGGGGACGCTCGGACTCGAACTGCTCGAGGACGCCCCGGATGTCGACACCGTGGTCCTCGGCATCGGTGGCGGAGGCCTGATCGCGGGCGTCGCCGCGGCCGTGAAAGCGCGTGCCGCCGAACTCGGGCGCACCGTCCGCATCATCGGCGTCCAGGCCGAGAACGCCGCCGCTGTGCCCCCGTCGCTCGCTGCGGGCGAGCCCGTGGACATCGTCACCCGTCCGACCATCGCCGACGGCATCCTGGTCGCGCGCCCCGGCGCCATCCCGTTCGACATCATCAAGGAGCTCGTCGATGAGGTCGTCACGGTCTCGGACGACGACCTCGCTCGGGCGATCCTGATCCTGCTGGAGCAGGCGAAGGTCGTGGTCGAACCGGCCGGTGCGGCCGGCGTCGCGGCGATCCTGGCCGGCAAGGTCTCCGGCACCGGCACGACGATGGCGGTGCTGTCGGGCGGCAACATCGATCCGCTGCTCCTGCAGCGCGTGGTCTCGCACGGGCTTGCGGCATCGGGCCGATACCTCACCATCCGCGTCCCACTGCCCGACCGTCCGGGCCAGCTCGCCCGCGTCTCCGAGCTCATCGCCGAGGCGGGGGCGAATGTCATCGAGGCGATGCATACCCGTCATGGTCACGGACTCCAGATCAGCGAGGTCATCCTCGAACTCAGCGTCGAGACGCGTGGCCCCGAGCACTCGGAGCACACGCTCGACACGCTGCGGCGGGCCGGCTTCGAGCCCATCCTCGTCGCCGACTGA
- a CDS encoding LemA family protein yields MEWLVPVLIVVGVILLAGIYLWATYNSLVQLKVRVDEAWSGITVQLKRRADLIPNLIETVKGYASHEKAVFENVTRARAETLSAGGPGEAGIAEGHLQQALRSLFAVAEAYPQLQASTNFLQVQQALVDTEDKIQAARRFYNGGVRELNTKIKVFPNNLFAKGLGFTEREFFEVADSSAISEPPRVQF; encoded by the coding sequence ATGGAATGGCTCGTGCCGGTACTGATCGTTGTCGGAGTGATCCTGCTCGCCGGCATCTATCTGTGGGCCACGTACAACTCGCTGGTGCAGCTGAAGGTCCGCGTCGACGAGGCGTGGAGCGGCATCACGGTGCAGCTAAAGCGACGAGCCGACCTCATCCCCAACCTCATCGAGACGGTCAAGGGATACGCCTCCCACGAGAAGGCGGTCTTCGAGAACGTGACTCGTGCGCGCGCCGAGACGCTGTCGGCCGGCGGTCCCGGTGAGGCCGGCATCGCCGAGGGACACCTCCAGCAGGCGCTGCGCAGTCTCTTCGCGGTCGCCGAGGCGTACCCGCAGCTGCAGGCGAGCACGAACTTCCTCCAGGTGCAGCAGGCGCTGGTCGACACCGAAGACAAGATCCAGGCTGCGCGCCGGTTCTACAACGGTGGCGTGCGCGAACTCAACACCAAGATCAAGGTCTTCCCGAACAACCTGTTCGCCAAGGGGCTCGGCTTCACCGAGCGCGAGTTCTTCGAGGTCGCCGACAGCAGCGCGATCTCCGAGCCGCCTCGCGTCCAGTTCTGA
- a CDS encoding cation-transporting ATPase has product MGKLSRLIGMASDALEKNAGSGRTDHSAGGSRSTDWGGMLRGAVDAVRGPADGTPRAEQSARVAGADPYAPPAPGAPSVRAGSTPPRDRYAPPVAGSARTSPAATDADRAAIARYDYLLQTADPQRVEQIHREAFARLTPEQRTLVEARMRQELEPGERPRSSSPDDLARAAGRAEAMKPGRMRGLLSRVRGAGAGGAAVAAGGAAVGLLGVVAGGAVLSTVAGPLLEQAANIGVDFGALAEGVDVESLAAGIDVESIAGGAGDLMGSAGEAASGLGETATGWGERLGDLGIPGIGDLFGR; this is encoded by the coding sequence ATGGGAAAGCTCTCCCGACTGATCGGAATGGCATCCGACGCGCTCGAGAAGAATGCCGGTTCCGGACGCACCGACCATTCGGCGGGCGGGTCCCGCTCGACGGACTGGGGCGGGATGCTCCGCGGAGCCGTGGACGCGGTCCGCGGTCCGGCGGACGGAACTCCTCGCGCCGAGCAGAGCGCACGGGTCGCGGGGGCGGATCCCTACGCGCCGCCGGCACCCGGTGCTCCGAGCGTCAGGGCCGGTTCGACCCCTCCGCGGGATCGTTACGCACCACCGGTCGCCGGATCCGCGCGTACATCCCCTGCGGCAACCGACGCCGATAGAGCAGCCATCGCCCGCTACGACTACCTGCTGCAGACGGCCGACCCGCAGCGTGTCGAGCAGATCCACCGCGAGGCATTCGCCCGGCTGACTCCCGAGCAGCGCACGCTCGTCGAGGCGCGGATGCGGCAGGAGCTCGAACCGGGGGAGCGTCCGAGGTCTTCATCTCCCGATGATCTCGCTCGCGCGGCCGGGCGTGCGGAGGCCATGAAGCCGGGGCGGATGCGCGGACTCCTGTCGCGCGTGCGCGGCGCGGGTGCCGGTGGTGCTGCGGTCGCCGCAGGCGGTGCGGCGGTGGGACTGCTCGGCGTGGTCGCCGGTGGTGCGGTGCTCAGCACGGTGGCCGGTCCGCTTCTGGAGCAGGCCGCGAACATCGGCGTCGACTTCGGCGCGCTGGCCGAGGGCGTCGACGTCGAGTCGCTCGCCGCCGGAATCGATGTCGAGTCGATCGCCGGCGGGGCCGGCGACCTCATGGGTTCCGCAGGCGAGGCGGCGTCCGGACTGGGCGAGACGGCCACGGGATGGGGCGAGCGGCTCGGCGACCTGGGCATCCCGGGCATCGGCGATCTGTTCGGACGCTGA
- a CDS encoding AI-2E family transporter — MSEDQRPRLRDLFRPRPVSTDRTVTTDADEAVPLPLRITASYSWRLLIIAAAIGVFIWLVMLLKLLVIPLMVGILITALLWPAFSWMLRRGFPRWLAITISLIGTAAIVTGLMWLVVWQVRAQLPDVQARSTEAFDQFQVWLHEGPLNLSDTQIADYLQQGLDFLDEQTQALWTGALAIGTTVGHVATGALLSLFILICLLADGAGIWRWTLRIFPRKARPAVDGAARNGWATIVNYARTQLFVATIDAIGIGLGAFLLQVPLALPVAVLVFLGSFIPIVGAVATGAVAVFLALVYNGPWIALWMLVVVLAVQQIEGHILQPIMMGSAVKVHPLAVVLVVAGGAMIAGIPGALFAVPLAAFVNVAAVTISSGSWRTGVGPSGDLIWSTVPRERRRRNR; from the coding sequence ATGAGCGAGGACCAGCGCCCCCGGCTGCGAGATCTCTTCCGTCCGCGCCCGGTCTCCACCGACCGCACCGTGACGACCGATGCCGATGAGGCGGTGCCCTTGCCGCTGCGCATCACGGCGAGCTACTCCTGGCGGCTGCTGATCATCGCCGCAGCGATCGGCGTCTTCATCTGGCTGGTGATGCTGCTGAAGCTCCTGGTGATCCCGCTCATGGTCGGCATCCTCATCACCGCACTCCTGTGGCCGGCGTTCTCGTGGATGCTGCGACGCGGATTCCCACGCTGGCTGGCGATCACGATCTCGCTGATCGGAACGGCCGCCATCGTGACCGGACTGATGTGGCTGGTCGTCTGGCAAGTGCGCGCTCAGCTGCCCGACGTGCAGGCACGCTCGACCGAGGCGTTCGACCAGTTCCAGGTCTGGCTCCACGAAGGTCCCCTGAACCTCTCCGACACCCAGATCGCCGACTACCTGCAGCAGGGCCTCGACTTCCTCGACGAGCAGACGCAGGCGCTCTGGACGGGCGCACTGGCCATCGGCACGACGGTCGGACACGTCGCGACCGGTGCGCTGCTGTCGCTGTTCATCCTCATCTGTCTCCTCGCCGACGGCGCAGGAATCTGGCGCTGGACCCTTCGGATCTTCCCGCGCAAGGCGCGGCCCGCCGTCGACGGTGCCGCCCGAAACGGCTGGGCGACGATCGTGAACTACGCCCGCACTCAGTTGTTCGTGGCCACCATCGACGCGATCGGCATCGGCCTCGGGGCGTTCCTGCTGCAGGTGCCGCTCGCGCTTCCGGTCGCCGTCCTGGTGTTCCTCGGCTCCTTCATCCCGATCGTGGGTGCGGTCGCGACCGGCGCCGTCGCCGTGTTCCTGGCTCTCGTCTACAACGGGCCGTGGATCGCACTGTGGATGCTCGTGGTCGTGCTGGCGGTCCAGCAGATCGAGGGCCACATCCTGCAGCCGATCATGATGGGCTCCGCGGTCAAGGTGCATCCGCTCGCCGTCGTCCTCGTCGTGGCGGGCGGCGCGATGATCGCCGGCATCCCCGGAGCACTGTTCGCCGTTCCGCTTGCGGCCTTCGTGAACGTCGCGGCCGTGACCATCAGTTCTGGTTCCTGGCGCACCGGCGTCGGGCCCAGCGGAGACCTTATCTGGAGCACAGTACCGCGCGAGCGGAGACGGAGGAATCGATGA
- a CDS encoding winged helix-turn-helix domain-containing protein, with translation MTETLSSPHARRIALAAQGFTRSRPASVTARHVHRVMDRLGVLQIDSVNVFARSHYLPLFSRLGSYDPTLLDRVFLSRTTHYVEYLAHEATFIPVADWPLWRFRMDDFRRKWADEDSWMSNNARTVQWVQDELRARGPLRPADLRDDAPRERGTWWDWDEAKLALEHLWRTGDVAVSGRRGFERTYALADQVIPDVIRSREISRDEAILELTRRAARSSGVATQSDLADYYRIRDRAAVARSITELVDAGELQPVQVRGWERGGRPLRAWRHRDAVLPRKIETAAVLTPFDPVVWFRDRALRIFDLDYRIEIYVPAEKRRFGYYSLPVLVGDRIVARVDLKADRATSTLQVQSAWWEPQARPGDAEPVAAELALAAAWQGLERVSVSGWGDATAALHDSLSGAGAQVHRHVHARESAP, from the coding sequence GTGACCGAGACCCTCAGCTCCCCGCACGCCCGGCGGATCGCCCTCGCCGCTCAGGGGTTCACCCGATCCCGACCCGCATCGGTCACCGCGCGCCACGTGCACCGCGTGATGGATCGGCTCGGCGTCCTTCAGATCGATTCGGTGAACGTGTTCGCGCGGTCGCATTACCTGCCGCTCTTCTCGCGTCTCGGCTCCTACGACCCGACACTGCTCGACAGGGTCTTCCTTTCCCGCACCACCCACTACGTCGAGTACCTCGCCCACGAGGCGACGTTCATCCCGGTGGCGGACTGGCCGCTGTGGCGATTCCGCATGGACGACTTCCGGCGGAAGTGGGCGGATGAGGACTCGTGGATGAGCAACAACGCGCGCACGGTGCAGTGGGTGCAGGACGAACTCCGCGCCAGGGGTCCGCTGCGTCCCGCCGACCTGCGCGACGACGCGCCGCGAGAGCGCGGAACATGGTGGGACTGGGACGAAGCCAAGCTCGCGCTCGAACACCTCTGGCGCACGGGCGATGTCGCCGTGAGCGGCCGCCGGGGCTTCGAGCGCACGTACGCGCTGGCCGACCAGGTGATCCCCGACGTTATCCGATCGCGGGAGATCTCCCGAGACGAGGCGATCCTGGAGTTGACGCGCCGTGCGGCTCGCTCGAGCGGTGTTGCGACGCAGTCCGACCTCGCCGACTACTACCGCATCCGTGACCGTGCCGCGGTCGCCCGATCGATCACCGAGCTCGTCGACGCCGGCGAGCTGCAGCCGGTGCAGGTGCGCGGCTGGGAACGCGGAGGCCGTCCGCTGCGCGCGTGGCGGCATCGCGATGCCGTGCTGCCCCGCAAGATCGAGACCGCGGCCGTTCTGACTCCGTTCGATCCGGTGGTGTGGTTCCGCGACCGGGCGCTGCGCATCTTCGATCTCGACTACCGCATCGAGATCTACGTGCCGGCCGAGAAGCGCCGGTTCGGCTACTACTCGCTGCCCGTGCTCGTCGGCGACCGCATCGTGGCGAGGGTCGACCTGAAGGCTGACCGCGCCACCTCGACACTGCAGGTGCAGTCCGCGTGGTGGGAGCCGCAGGCCCGGCCGGGCGATGCTGAGCCGGTCGCTGCGGAACTGGCCCTCGCCGCCGCCTGGCAGGGTCTGGAGCGCGTGTCGGTCTCTGGTTGGGGTGATGCCACGGCCGCGCTTCATGATTCGCTGAGCGGCGCGGGCGCGCAGGTGCACAGACACGTGCACGCCAGAGAGAGTGCCCCGTGA